GGTTGTTCCTCAAGTCTGGGATCGACCCAGTAGCCGTTGTGTTCATCCGTCTGTCAGAGCGCGTCGGTTCCGGCGTCGTCCGACATGCCGAGGACGGAGGCCGCTGTCGGCCCGCCTATGCCATGGACCCGGATCTGCATGGCAGCCGTCCCTTCCCCTAGCAGGACAATGACACCTGAGCATCCACATAGCAACGAGGAATCAGCCCGCACCGGTGTGCTGGTGACGTCGGCGAAGCTGGGTTGCGTGAACGGGGTTTCGCCGCACTTGAATCATGTTGTCGGGACGGCCTCGGGTAGGCGCTGGTCGCCTGGGTCGGACGTCGTCTCCCGGTAGCGGCAGGAGATGGGAGCTCGGGGCGGTGGTTGGTTTGCTCGTGATCGTCCGCCGTCCGGTCACCCTCGACCCCAAGGAAGGGTCGGCTGCGAGGTCTGGCGAGCACTCGCCACGCTTCAAAAATGACAAGGCCCCAACCCCGGTTGGGAGGTTCGGGCCTCGTAGATGTCGGGAGACATCACAGCAGTGCGCTCGGAGGGACTCGAACCCCCAACCTCCTGATCCGTAGTCAGGTGCTCTATCCAATTGAGCTACGAGCGCCGGTGTAAGCGGGCAACTCTACGCGCTGCGCTGCAGTGCGCCAAACGATCTCCTCGTGGACCGGTCTGCACGCGACGGTGCCCCGGGCTTTCGCTCCGGGGCACCGCTCACGAAATCGGCACGCACGGTTGAGACGTGCGTCGGCCTCGACCTAGTAGCGGATCTCGACGCCACGCAGGACGCCGGCCGAGATCGGTCCCAGCTGACGGAACTGCTTCGGCTGAAGGTCGACGATGCGGCCACCGGCATACGGGCCCCGGTCGTTGACGACGCAAGTGGCGGTGTTGCCGCCACGGCGGAGGTGCAGCACGGTGCCGGCGGCAGCGGTGCGGTGGGCGCAGCCGTTGGAGGTGCGCACTCGGGGGAAGGCGACTGGGCCGCCGGCCTGGGTGTAGTACGAGGCCGCTCCCGACTGGTAGCGGCTGGTGCCACCGCTGCCCGGAGCTGCGACGCAGCCGGTCGCTGCGATGAGCAGGACGGCTGCCGCTGCGAATGAGCGTCGAAGGTTAAAGGGGTTGGTCATGGGAGTTGCCTCCAGGGTTGAGCCATCGGATGACGGCAGGACCGATCCCTCACACGCCCGCCCTCGGTCAGCAACACTGCTGAAGTGAGGGCGGCACGTCAGGGCCGGCGGGGGGATGGTTAACGAGTCGTTACTTTACGGTCTGGTTACGATAATGCAACCCTTTGTAACAGTGGCGTCGGTCACTTGCAGCGTAAGGTCAATGAAATAGCGGACTTTTCGACGACCCGACGGCGATACGATCTGGTTTCATGGCCGACCAGCAGGGGAGATGTGCGTGTCCGACAACGACCTGATCGAGTGCGAACGGGTGAATCTCGACTACTTCAACCGGGCTCCCGTGCGGGTCGAGGCCGCCGAGGTGATAGCGGCCAGCCCGAAGCGCATCTTCGATGTGTTTCTCGATGCCGACTCGTGGTCGCGGTGGGCGTGGCCGATCACCGGGGTCGACTGGACCTCGCCGATGCCCCTTGAGGTCGGGTCGACCCGGACGGTGTGGATGCGCGGGCCCATGGTGGGTTATGAGGAGTTCATCGCCTGGGAGCCGGGCCGACGGATGGCGTTTCGATTCAACCAGACGATCAAGGGCGGGCCGTCGGCCTTCGCCGAGGACTACCTGGTCACCGACCTGCGGGATGGCCGTTCGCTGGTGGAGTGGACGATGGCGATGACCCTCACCGGCGTTTCGGCGCGGTTCGCCCGATTTACCGGCCCTGCGATGGGGCCGGCGAACCGGGCGATGCTGCGCAGGTTCCGCACGTACGTCGAGTCCAACCCGATGCTCGCCGATGAGGCCTCGAACTCGTCGACGAGCACGTCGCCGACCCGCCGGTAGCCCAGCGAGCGGTTGATGCCAGGGGACGTGACGACGGCAGCTGGGTCGCCGTCGTAGCTGGCGTCGACGTCAGCGTGCGAACTCTGCCGCTATCGCGTTGCTCTACGACGCGATAGCGGCAGAGCTCGAGTGAGTTCCGAGAATCAGGCCTGGTTGCGGCGAGTCCGGTCGGCTGGCGGAACAACTCCTGCCAACCAGACCGGCTCGTCGCGACCGCCGAGCGGAGAGGGTGGGATTTGAACCCACGGAGGGTTGCCCCTCACACGCTTTCCAAGCGTGCCGATTCGGCCGCTCTCGCACCTCTCCTCTTGTGACCGAGCGACCCTAGCCGGAGCCGGTGTCGCCGTCGGTGCTGAGACACGATATCGTGTGGCCCTCGCCGATCCCTCACCCGTGAGGTGGAGGCGGGTCTCGACGTGGGACGACCGGGTCCTGTGCGACCGAACCCCGTGAACCGGGTCAGGGCCGGAAGGCAGCAGCCCTCAGCGGAGCGTTCGGAGTGCCGCAGACCACCTGGTCGTCCCTCGCCGAGACCCTTGAGCGGCGAGGGTCTGCAGGGCTGTTCGGCTCGGTCGGTGGGTGGCGACGGCCTTGTATCCTCGATGCGGTGAGCTATCAGTCCCTGTATCGCCGCTTCCGCCCCAGCCGGTTCGCCGAGGTTCGGGGGCAGGACCACATCACGGTCGCCCTCCGCAACGCCGTCCGGACCGACACGGTGGGCCACGCCTATATGTTCAGCGGCCCGCGGGGCTGCGGGAAAACCTCGAGCGCTCGCATCCTGGCCCGGGCGCTGAACTGCACCAACCTGGCCGACGGCGAGCCGTGCGGGGTGTGCGACAGCTGCGTGGCGATGGAGTCCGGCACGTCGATGGACCTCCACGAGCTGGATGCGGCCTCCAACAACGGCGTTGACGCCATGCGGGACCTGGTCAGCCGGGCCGCCCTTGGCACCGCCGGCCGCAACAAGGTGTACATCCTCGACGAGGTGCACATGTTGACCGGTGCGGCCTCCAATGCCTTGCTGAAAACGCTGGAGGAGCCCCCGCCGCACGTCACCTTCGTGCTGGCGACCACCGACCCCCAGAAGGTGCTGCCCACGATCAAGAGCCGCACCCAGCACTTCAACTTCGAGCTGCTCTCGCCCCACGAGCTGGAGAACTACGTCCGCTGGGTGATCGCCGAGGCCGAGTTGACCGTTGACGACGAGGCGATTGCCTACGTCGTGCGCCAAGGGCGGGGTTCGGCACGCGACACGCTCTCATCGCTCGATCAGGTGGTGGCAGGCGGCGGCGTCGTGCCCCGCGAGGAGCCCTCGGCCAACCTGGTGAGTGCCCTGACCGAGCGTGACACCGGCGCCGCCCTGACCGCCGTGGCCGATGCACTGGGGATGGGCAGCGACCCGCGGGTGCTGGCCGAGGCGCTGGTTGCCGACCTACGCGACCTGTTTCTGCTGACGATGGGGGTCGAGGGGGCCAACGTCGCCGACGCCGATCGCGAGGAGCTGACCGACCGGGCCCGCCGTTTCGGTCCCGCCCGGCTGACTCGCGCGCTGGAGCAGCTCGGGTCGGCGCTGGTCGACATGCGCCAGGCCTCCGACCCGCGGGTGCCCCTTGAGGTGGCTCTCGTGCGTCTGACAGCGCCGACCGCCGACCTGTCGATCGAGGCGCTGGCCGAACGGGTGGAGGCGTTGGAGCGGGCACTGGCCGGAGGCGCCGTCTCGGTGGCGCACACGACGCCTCCGGCCGCCCGAGCGGCCGTCGAGGCCGCCTCGTCCGCGACCGCAGCGTCGACGCCGGGGTCTACCACTGTCCCGGAAGCAGGGCCGCCCCCACCAGCGGG
This window of the Candidatus Microthrix subdominans genome carries:
- a CDS encoding SRPBCC family protein produces the protein MSDNDLIECERVNLDYFNRAPVRVEAAEVIAASPKRIFDVFLDADSWSRWAWPITGVDWTSPMPLEVGSTRTVWMRGPMVGYEEFIAWEPGRRMAFRFNQTIKGGPSAFAEDYLVTDLRDGRSLVEWTMAMTLTGVSARFARFTGPAMGPANRAMLRRFRTYVESNPMLADEASNSSTSTSPTRR
- the dnaX gene encoding DNA polymerase III subunit gamma/tau, translating into MSYQSLYRRFRPSRFAEVRGQDHITVALRNAVRTDTVGHAYMFSGPRGCGKTSSARILARALNCTNLADGEPCGVCDSCVAMESGTSMDLHELDAASNNGVDAMRDLVSRAALGTAGRNKVYILDEVHMLTGAASNALLKTLEEPPPHVTFVLATTDPQKVLPTIKSRTQHFNFELLSPHELENYVRWVIAEAELTVDDEAIAYVVRQGRGSARDTLSSLDQVVAGGGVVPREEPSANLVSALTERDTGAALTAVADALGMGSDPRVLAEALVADLRDLFLLTMGVEGANVADADREELTDRARRFGPARLTRALEQLGSALVDMRQASDPRVPLEVALVRLTAPTADLSIEALAERVEALERALAGGAVSVAHTTPPAARAAVEAASSATAASTPGSTTVPEAGPPPPAGGAVPATPPGTPAATAPATGGSGVPAAPAASAPATGGSTTPSPQPSPADPGGTSQAASPDTSSERASDAAAPSAPAADRPGMSGEGSHRSVVEEARAMLRAKTGKEAPPPSRSTCRRRRSRRPRLVAGAQSRQRGARRPRCSNRAMPGPTRRAHLSIRASPPMPKRRPHRSRTGRAHWSTRARTPTPGRHPHRSRIRRARWLIPTPSVRRPSAVPRHRHRRAFPKAPLLRRPPRRHRPRHRLRRSHPWLRPQAPNGSTACSTACSAS